The following proteins are encoded in a genomic region of Mahella australiensis 50-1 BON:
- a CDS encoding Gfo/Idh/MocA family protein, with translation MKKVKVGIIGNGSISHTHMAGYKKLDHVEVVANCDINEQRAKQFAQYYNIPHTYADYNEMLKQEDLDAVSVCTWNNVHAPATIAALKAGKNVLCEKPLALNAIQAQQMVDAAKDAGKLLMVGFVRRFGLNTQILKRMIDNGDMGQIYYAKTGCLRRVGNPGGWFSDKKRSGGGPLIDLGVHMIDLVRYLMDKPKAVLAMGSTYDLVGPRSNIIGIQQYKSADYSDYNDVEDLAAGFVRFDNGATLIVENSWTQHIKRDKLYLELYGSKAGVTMEPDFEIYSERNDVLTDTKPFIDVNQNDFQPIFDKEMAHFIDCVANGTPCLNPGEDGVELMKILDAIYESASTGHEVIIK, from the coding sequence ATGAAGAAGGTTAAAGTAGGTATAATAGGCAATGGAAGCATAAGCCATACGCATATGGCCGGCTATAAGAAGCTGGACCATGTTGAGGTAGTAGCCAACTGCGACATAAATGAACAGAGAGCAAAACAGTTTGCACAGTATTATAATATTCCTCATACGTATGCCGATTATAATGAGATGTTAAAGCAGGAGGACTTGGATGCGGTCAGCGTATGCACTTGGAATAACGTACATGCCCCGGCTACCATAGCAGCTCTTAAAGCCGGTAAGAATGTATTATGCGAGAAACCGTTGGCGTTGAACGCCATACAGGCTCAGCAGATGGTGGATGCTGCAAAAGACGCGGGTAAACTCCTCATGGTCGGTTTTGTGAGGCGTTTTGGACTCAACACGCAGATATTAAAGCGCATGATAGATAACGGCGATATGGGACAGATATATTATGCAAAGACAGGTTGCTTACGCCGCGTAGGCAATCCGGGTGGCTGGTTCTCCGATAAAAAGCGTTCGGGCGGGGGACCGCTTATCGATCTCGGAGTACATATGATCGATTTGGTGCGTTATCTGATGGATAAACCCAAAGCGGTGCTGGCAATGGGTTCAACCTATGATTTAGTGGGGCCGCGTTCAAATATAATAGGCATACAACAGTATAAATCGGCTGATTACAGCGATTATAACGATGTGGAGGATCTGGCAGCGGGTTTTGTGCGTTTTGACAACGGGGCTACGCTTATAGTCGAGAATAGCTGGACTCAGCATATAAAACGCGATAAGCTTTATTTGGAGCTCTACGGCAGCAAGGCCGGTGTTACTATGGAACCAGACTTTGAGATTTATTCTGAACGCAACGATGTGCTTACGGATACAAAACCTTTCATAGATGTGAATCAAAATGATTTTCAACCTATATTCGACAAAGAGATGGCGCATTTTATAGATTGTGTAGCCAACGGCACACCGTGTTTGAATCCCGGTGAGGATGGTGTGGAGCTTATGAAAATATTGGATGCAATATATGAATCAGCCAGCACAGGACATGAAGTCATAATCAAATAA
- the nagB gene encoding glucosamine-6-phosphate deaminase — MRIYVADTEDEMAYHAAGVISDRLIKYPDTTLGLATGGTMIGPYRYLVQMYERGIISFKSVVTFNLDEYVGIEASHPASFHHFMYEHLFEHIDILPQNVHIPDGMANDIQAECKRYDCAIKEHGGIDLQILGIGLNGHIGFNEPGTPFGTTTHVVDLTETTRAANARFFGSVEDVPKQAVTMGIKNIMQSRSIILMASGEAKADIIAKALTGPVTQRVPASVLQLHPQLTVILDRQAASSMPKDYFDCSFVA, encoded by the coding sequence ATGAGGATATATGTGGCCGATACAGAGGATGAGATGGCATATCATGCAGCGGGGGTAATAAGTGATCGGCTGATTAAATACCCGGATACTACATTAGGATTGGCTACAGGTGGTACAATGATAGGACCATATCGATATCTTGTACAAATGTATGAACGCGGTATTATCAGCTTCAAATCGGTTGTGACGTTTAATCTCGATGAATATGTGGGTATCGAAGCATCTCACCCGGCATCTTTTCACCACTTTATGTATGAACATCTTTTTGAGCATATAGATATACTACCCCAAAATGTTCATATACCCGATGGTATGGCAAATGATATACAAGCGGAATGCAAAAGGTATGATTGCGCCATAAAAGAGCATGGGGGGATAGACCTGCAGATATTAGGTATAGGATTAAACGGGCATATAGGCTTCAACGAGCCTGGCACGCCGTTTGGGACGACTACGCACGTGGTCGATCTTACCGAAACTACCAGGGCGGCCAATGCTAGATTTTTTGGTTCTGTAGAGGATGTGCCCAAACAGGCCGTTACCATGGGTATAAAGAACATCATGCAAAGCCGTTCTATAATATTGATGGCTTCAGGAGAAGCCAAAGCTGATATAATTGCTAAAGCGTTGACAGGCCCTGTAACGCAACGAGTGCCGGCTTCGGTATTGCAATTGCATCCTCAGCTTACGGTGATTCTGGATAGGCAAGCGGCGTCATCTATGCCGAAAGATTATTTTGATTGCAGTTTTGTAGCTTAA
- a CDS encoding sugar phosphate isomerase/epimerase family protein has product MNRIGVMVDSFRLGVREGIKKAREVGAAAIQIYAVSGEMAPENLSLSARHELLNYIKDNGLKVSALCGDMGGHGFAVKEDNPARIERSKRIMDLARDLETDVVTTHIGVVPSDPNHDRYKILQEACEQLGEYGDQVGAYFAIETGPEKTETLKRFLDSLHSRGVRVNYDPANLVMVTGDDPVGGVYNLKDYIVHTHAKDGIMKKKTDPEIIYGFFADGGIEDFRIGDYFEEMPLGQGAVDFPAYVKALDEVGYKGFFTIEREAGADPEADIRQAVEFLKGLGL; this is encoded by the coding sequence ATGAATAGGATAGGCGTAATGGTGGATTCTTTCCGTCTGGGTGTGCGTGAAGGTATAAAGAAAGCACGTGAGGTAGGTGCTGCTGCCATACAGATTTATGCGGTATCAGGAGAAATGGCTCCAGAGAATCTATCACTTTCTGCACGGCATGAACTTTTAAACTATATAAAAGATAACGGTCTTAAGGTTTCGGCCTTGTGCGGCGATATGGGTGGGCATGGTTTTGCGGTAAAAGAAGATAATCCGGCAAGAATAGAACGTTCAAAGCGTATAATGGATCTGGCAAGGGATTTAGAGACAGATGTGGTGACCACTCATATAGGGGTAGTGCCATCCGATCCGAATCACGACAGATACAAGATATTGCAAGAGGCTTGCGAGCAATTGGGAGAATACGGGGATCAAGTGGGCGCGTATTTTGCTATAGAAACGGGGCCGGAAAAAACCGAGACCTTAAAGCGCTTTTTGGATAGCTTGCATAGCCGAGGTGTGCGCGTGAATTATGATCCCGCCAATCTGGTAATGGTTACGGGCGATGATCCTGTAGGGGGCGTGTATAATCTAAAAGACTACATAGTTCATACGCATGCGAAGGACGGCATAATGAAGAAAAAAACCGATCCTGAGATCATATATGGCTTTTTCGCTGATGGGGGTATAGAGGATTTCCGTATTGGCGATTATTTTGAAGAGATGCCGTTAGGTCAAGGTGCCGTGGATTTTCCAGCATACGTGAAAGCATTGGATGAGGTGGGTTATAAAGGTTTCTTTACTATAGAGCGCGAGGCGGGCGCTGATCCCGAGGCCGATATACGCCAGGCGGTAGAATTTTTGAAAGGTCTTGGGCTATAG
- a CDS encoding GntR family transcriptional regulator: protein MLIDLIDISDIDKESPIPIYYQIKERMRALIEAGDLKPGMQVPSERELCDEYGVSRMTVRQAISELVKEGVLYRLRGKGTFVAEPKLDQPIMQLSSFSEDMHKRGMQAGAKTVDIKAVHEDISHVRRALRLEDEEPALKIERLRFADGVPMVFEVSYFSYRRFYALEKADLEHCSLYNILEQQFGAHPVSAKETLEAALADSYIASMLGIEEGAPVIMVIGVTYDEDDVPIEYVRSYYRGDRYKFYLELKR from the coding sequence TTGCTCATAGATTTAATCGATATAAGCGATATAGATAAAGAATCACCTATACCTATATACTATCAGATAAAGGAACGTATGAGGGCTCTCATAGAGGCTGGAGACTTAAAACCGGGCATGCAAGTTCCATCGGAGCGCGAATTATGCGATGAATATGGCGTGAGCCGTATGACCGTACGACAAGCCATATCCGAATTGGTTAAGGAAGGCGTGCTGTATCGTCTGCGTGGGAAAGGTACTTTTGTGGCCGAACCCAAGCTGGACCAGCCGATAATGCAATTGTCGAGTTTCAGTGAGGATATGCACAAACGCGGCATGCAAGCCGGGGCAAAAACCGTGGATATTAAGGCAGTACATGAGGATATAAGCCATGTGCGGAGAGCGTTGCGCCTGGAAGATGAAGAACCGGCGTTAAAAATAGAGCGTTTGCGCTTTGCCGACGGTGTTCCTATGGTATTTGAAGTCTCTTATTTTAGCTATAGAAGATTTTATGCATTGGAGAAGGCCGACCTCGAGCATTGTTCCTTGTATAATATATTGGAGCAACAGTTCGGAGCGCATCCGGTATCGGCTAAAGAGACTTTGGAGGCTGCATTGGCTGACAGCTATATAGCTTCTATGCTTGGTATAGAGGAAGGGGCGCCTGTGATAATGGTTATCGGTGTGACATACGATGAAGACGACGTACCGATAGAATACGTACGCTCTTACTATCGCGGCGATAGATACAAATTTTACCTGGAATTAAAACGCTAA